From a region of the Mycobacteroides saopaulense genome:
- a CDS encoding alpha/beta hydrolase, with protein sequence MSSPDIHPNLRLAAKVFPRQVGLPRTLSTLRRLIRASGLFPRFGVRTMEVNDHVTVRAHVPKTIQEPSPALLWIHGGGYVMGTARQDDFFCRKVMRETGLPVISVDYRLAPEHPYPAPLEDCYAALRWLSVQGWIDPTRIAIGGASAGGGLTAALALLARDRGEVTPASQLLVYPMLDDRTSARTDVDGTNLRMWSTESNRFGWDSYLDEADRDVAVPGRRADLAGVAPAWLGIGTADLFHDEDLVYAERLRAAGVPCEVEVVTGAFHGFDRFAPWARVSKDFVAKACRSLQAALT encoded by the coding sequence GTGTCGTCACCTGACATTCATCCCAATCTCCGCTTGGCGGCCAAGGTATTTCCACGACAGGTCGGTCTGCCGCGAACCCTCTCCACGCTGCGACGACTGATCCGCGCCTCCGGGCTGTTTCCCCGGTTCGGCGTGCGAACCATGGAAGTGAACGACCACGTGACCGTCCGCGCACACGTGCCCAAGACCATCCAGGAACCGTCTCCCGCCCTGCTATGGATCCACGGCGGCGGCTACGTGATGGGTACCGCACGCCAAGACGACTTCTTCTGCCGCAAGGTGATGCGTGAGACCGGGCTGCCGGTCATCTCGGTCGACTATCGACTGGCGCCCGAGCACCCGTACCCCGCTCCGCTGGAGGACTGCTACGCCGCGCTGCGCTGGCTGTCGGTACAGGGGTGGATCGACCCGACGCGCATCGCCATCGGCGGTGCCAGCGCCGGCGGCGGGCTGACCGCAGCACTGGCGCTTCTTGCACGCGATCGCGGCGAGGTGACTCCCGCCTCGCAGCTACTGGTCTATCCGATGCTCGATGACCGCACCAGTGCCCGCACCGACGTCGACGGGACCAATCTGCGTATGTGGAGCACCGAAAGCAATCGATTCGGCTGGGACTCCTATCTCGACGAGGCAGACCGCGATGTCGCCGTGCCGGGCCGCCGTGCTGACCTGGCGGGTGTGGCACCGGCATGGTTGGGCATCGGGACAGCGGACCTGTTCCACGACGAGGACCTCGTGTACGCCGAACGTCTGCGGGCCGCCGGAGTGCCCTGCGAGGTGGAGGTGGTGACCGGCGCCTTCCACGGATTCGACAGATTCGCACCGTGGGCCCGGGTATCGAAGGATTTCGTGGCCAAGGCCTGCCGCAGCCTGCAGGCTGCCCTGACCTGA
- a CDS encoding Zn-ribbon domain-containing OB-fold protein, which translates to MTGLPEPISSIASPFRMDYTYVAGSGRSAFLRGLTQRSLLARQCPSCERTYCPAPQFCSRCLTQLGNSFPLAGTGTVETFCIVSFPFPGQVFTPPYAVAHIQLHGADTRLMHMIGDTEPQSVHIGMVVEPVWVADEDLGATMQSIRYFRPVSKEPAHA; encoded by the coding sequence GTGACCGGATTGCCCGAACCAATCTCCTCCATTGCCAGCCCATTCCGCATGGACTACACCTACGTCGCCGGATCCGGTCGCTCGGCATTCCTGCGCGGGTTGACACAGCGAAGCCTGCTGGCACGACAATGCCCGAGCTGCGAACGTACCTATTGTCCTGCACCACAATTCTGTTCGCGATGCCTGACGCAGTTGGGCAATTCCTTCCCGCTGGCGGGAACGGGCACCGTGGAGACCTTCTGCATCGTCAGCTTCCCCTTTCCGGGACAGGTGTTCACTCCGCCCTACGCGGTGGCACACATCCAGCTGCACGGTGCCGACACCAGGCTCATGCACATGATCGGAGACACCGAGCCGCAGAGCGTCCACATCGGAATGGTCGTCGAGCCCGTCTGGGTGGCCGACGAGGACCTCGGCGCCACGATGCAGAGCATCCGCTACTTTCGCCCGGTATCGAAGGAGCCCGCCCATGCGTGA
- a CDS encoding TetR/AcrR family transcriptional regulator yields the protein MTDTTAETPHDSTYQRLLTAAERLFAERGVDAVSLRAIMAAAGTNVASVHYHFGSKERLIEALLDRYLNQLEKRRLELLDIAESAETLRAIAEAIVTPLAEIGQEGGTAWLSTLGKLLISGHPALIPMSVSFQPQAARLQELILRLRPHAPLPSIRFGVTHAVTLTCVVLGDIAHTNRLMSLSGTYLDDAQMNAQLVDMVTAILAGPPDEG from the coding sequence ATGACAGACACCACAGCGGAGACTCCCCACGATTCCACGTACCAGCGGCTACTCACCGCGGCCGAGCGGCTCTTCGCCGAGCGTGGTGTGGATGCGGTATCGCTGCGTGCCATCATGGCGGCGGCCGGCACCAACGTAGCCTCCGTGCACTACCACTTCGGATCCAAGGAGCGCCTCATCGAGGCCCTCCTGGACAGGTACCTGAACCAGCTGGAGAAGCGCCGGTTGGAACTCCTCGATATCGCCGAAAGTGCGGAGACCCTGCGCGCCATCGCCGAGGCGATCGTCACCCCGTTGGCCGAGATCGGCCAAGAGGGCGGAACCGCATGGCTTTCGACGCTCGGCAAGCTCCTCATCAGTGGACATCCCGCACTGATCCCGATGAGCGTGAGTTTCCAGCCCCAAGCGGCGCGACTCCAAGAACTCATCCTGCGGCTACGCCCGCACGCACCGTTGCCGTCGATCCGATTCGGTGTCACCCATGCGGTAACGCTGACCTGTGTGGTGCTCGGCGATATCGCACACACCAATCGGCTGATGTCCTTGAGCGGAACCTACCTGGACGATGCACAGATGAACGCGCAGCTCGTTGACATGGTGACCGCCATCTTGGCCGGACCCCCCGACGAGGGCTAG
- a CDS encoding PhlB family protein: protein MTDQAAESLSAPYTIEFGFERTVGPKIGAFLGGLRDARLFGVRTAHGQVLCPVLEFDPVDGSVTGELVELEPKGVVLQWTWVPARPTDELRTGFAWALIRIKGTANSMFHAVDVGGKPTVMSTGMSVVPRWRPDRVGAITDIICFEPVRAQ, encoded by the coding sequence GTGACCGACCAAGCCGCCGAGTCCCTAAGCGCGCCGTACACGATCGAATTCGGATTCGAACGCACCGTCGGCCCCAAGATCGGCGCCTTCCTCGGCGGCCTGCGTGATGCGCGACTCTTCGGCGTGCGGACCGCCCACGGACAGGTGTTATGCCCGGTCCTTGAATTCGACCCGGTCGACGGCAGTGTCACCGGTGAGCTGGTAGAGCTCGAACCCAAGGGCGTTGTCCTGCAATGGACCTGGGTGCCAGCGCGGCCGACCGACGAACTCCGGACGGGCTTCGCGTGGGCACTGATCCGGATCAAGGGCACGGCCAACTCGATGTTCCACGCCGTCGACGTCGGCGGAAAACCCACGGTGATGTCGACAGGAATGTCGGTCGTCCCACGCTGGCGTCCCGACCGTGTCGGCGCCATCACCGATATCATCTGCTTCGAGCCAGTGAGGGCGCAGTGA
- a CDS encoding thiolase domain-containing protein, producing MRDVAVVSFAQSPCTAANLRDDMAEILLPVVREALEQVQLRREDVDFYASGSHDFFEGRTFAYIESLDAVGAWPPISESHVEMDAAWACYEAWTWLQLGHGDIALVYGIGRGALPVDLDQVAPSSLDPYYLTPLHPHRHALAGLQAAAAIEAGITTEREMADVVNQSLTDALSNPFALRAGAPGVEELLDEPYIAAPLRQHDAAPLGDGAAVLILATGDVARRLARRPAWIRAIDHRMDTHYPGSRDLAVPESVRIAAEKASTMAGFDASQVEVAELHTEYSYAEPLLTKTLGIENALVNPSGGPLAGAPATATGLIRIGESARTIMQGRATRALAHATNGPALQHNLVCLMEASA from the coding sequence ATGCGTGACGTCGCCGTGGTTTCCTTCGCCCAATCACCGTGTACCGCGGCAAATCTGCGAGACGACATGGCCGAGATCCTGCTCCCAGTGGTCCGCGAGGCCCTCGAACAGGTCCAGCTGCGCCGTGAGGACGTCGACTTCTATGCCTCGGGCAGCCACGATTTCTTCGAAGGCCGAACGTTCGCGTACATCGAATCCCTGGACGCCGTGGGCGCCTGGCCGCCGATCTCGGAGTCCCATGTCGAAATGGACGCCGCCTGGGCGTGTTACGAGGCCTGGACATGGCTCCAGTTGGGCCACGGCGATATCGCCCTGGTCTACGGCATCGGTCGCGGTGCGCTACCGGTCGACCTCGACCAGGTCGCCCCGTCCTCACTCGACCCCTACTACCTGACCCCCTTACATCCGCACCGGCATGCACTTGCCGGGCTGCAGGCGGCCGCCGCCATCGAAGCAGGGATCACGACCGAACGTGAGATGGCCGATGTGGTGAACCAGTCACTCACCGATGCGCTGTCGAATCCGTTCGCGCTCAGGGCAGGTGCGCCGGGAGTCGAGGAACTGTTGGACGAGCCGTACATTGCCGCTCCGCTACGCCAACACGATGCTGCGCCGCTAGGTGACGGTGCGGCGGTGTTGATCCTGGCCACCGGTGATGTCGCGCGACGCCTGGCCCGGCGACCCGCGTGGATTCGCGCCATCGATCACCGGATGGACACGCATTACCCCGGCTCGCGTGACCTCGCGGTACCCGAATCAGTGCGCATCGCTGCCGAAAAGGCTTCCACCATGGCGGGTTTCGATGCCTCTCAGGTGGAGGTCGCGGAACTTCACACCGAATACAGCTATGCCGAACCACTGCTCACCAAAACCTTGGGCATCGAGAACGCCTTGGTCAACCCGTCGGGTGGACCATTGGCGGGTGCTCCCGCCACCGCCACCGGCCTGATCCGTATCGGCGAATCGGCACGCACCATCATGCAGGGGCGCGCCACCCGCGCGCTCGCGCACGCTACCAATGGTCCTGCGCTGCAGCATAATTTGGTGTGCCTGATGGAGGCAAGCGCGTGA
- a CDS encoding SDR family NAD(P)-dependent oxidoreductase — protein MNRETFSGLFDLTGRTAIVTGGTRGIGRAIAEGYACAGANVVVASRKPEACAETVEHLRTLGGRALGVPTHTGDIESLEQLVQATVEEYGGIDVVVNNAANALTEPVGAFTVDGWDKSFGVNLRGPVFLVQAALPHLVASQHAAVLNVVSVGAFMFGQGVSMYSAAKAALVSYTRSAAAELASRGVRVNALAPGAIDTDMVRKTPPAEVERMANANHLKRLGLPDEMVGTALLLTSDAGSYITGQTIIADGGLVAR, from the coding sequence ATGAATCGAGAAACCTTCTCCGGCCTGTTCGACCTCACCGGACGCACCGCCATCGTCACCGGAGGCACCCGGGGAATCGGACGCGCGATTGCCGAAGGGTATGCCTGTGCGGGTGCCAATGTCGTTGTGGCAAGCCGAAAACCGGAGGCGTGCGCGGAGACGGTCGAGCACCTGCGCACCCTGGGGGGACGAGCATTGGGTGTGCCGACGCACACCGGCGACATCGAGTCTCTGGAGCAATTGGTGCAGGCCACCGTCGAGGAGTATGGGGGCATCGACGTCGTGGTGAACAACGCCGCCAATGCCCTCACCGAGCCGGTCGGCGCTTTCACCGTCGACGGGTGGGATAAGTCGTTCGGTGTGAACTTGCGCGGGCCGGTGTTCCTGGTGCAGGCGGCGCTGCCGCATCTGGTGGCCAGCCAACACGCCGCAGTGCTGAACGTCGTATCGGTGGGCGCGTTCATGTTTGGTCAGGGGGTGTCGATGTACTCGGCGGCCAAGGCCGCCCTCGTCTCGTATACCCGTTCGGCCGCCGCCGAACTCGCCTCACGGGGTGTGCGTGTCAACGCACTCGCACCCGGCGCGATCGATACCGACATGGTGCGCAAGACCCCGCCTGCCGAAGTGGAGCGCATGGCCAATGCCAATCACCTCAAGAGACTCGGACTGCCCGACGAAATGGTGGGCACCGCACTGCTTCTCACCTCTGACGCGGGTAGCTACATCACGGGTCAGACCATCATCGCCGATGGCGGGTTGGTGGCCCGATGA
- a CDS encoding thiolase domain-containing protein — MSRGVAVIGVGQSKQAKRREVTIAALVREAVDGALADAELTFADIDAIVLAKTPDLFDGVMNPELYLADAMGARGLPVTRVFTGGSVGGHAAIYAAHLIQAGLAGRVLVVAYSKESEGNFTWALSRPLPFSAQLGAGAGGHFAPVIREYIRRSDAPEHIGWQVAVNHRLNATRNPYAHIHKPDITVEEVRNSPMLWDPIRFLESCPSSDGSCAVVISSDVHARLAPRPPAWIHGTGWRTETGHFAGRDEVNPRAGQECAAAAYQEAGITDPATQVDVSELYIPYSWYEPMWMENIGLAAENSGWRAVDEGHTAFGGRHPINPSGGVLSGNPTGATGLLRFAEAALQVRGLAGEHQVDGARRAIGHAMGGASQFHALWVVGSERP, encoded by the coding sequence GTGAGCCGCGGCGTCGCCGTGATCGGCGTCGGGCAGAGCAAGCAGGCCAAGAGACGCGAGGTGACCATTGCGGCGCTGGTCCGCGAGGCCGTGGACGGCGCGTTGGCCGACGCCGAGCTGACCTTCGCGGACATCGACGCGATCGTGCTCGCCAAGACCCCCGACCTCTTCGACGGGGTGATGAATCCGGAGCTGTACCTCGCCGACGCAATGGGCGCGCGAGGCTTGCCCGTCACGCGGGTATTCACCGGTGGCAGTGTCGGAGGGCACGCCGCCATCTATGCCGCTCACCTGATTCAGGCGGGGCTTGCCGGACGAGTGCTGGTGGTCGCGTATTCGAAAGAGTCCGAGGGCAATTTCACCTGGGCACTCTCACGGCCGCTCCCATTCAGCGCGCAGTTGGGAGCCGGCGCCGGCGGACATTTCGCACCGGTGATCCGGGAGTACATCCGCCGTTCGGACGCGCCAGAGCACATCGGCTGGCAGGTGGCCGTGAATCACCGTCTCAACGCGACACGAAACCCTTACGCACACATCCACAAACCCGATATCACCGTCGAGGAGGTGCGCAATTCTCCGATGCTGTGGGACCCGATCCGATTCCTGGAGTCGTGTCCGTCATCGGACGGCTCGTGTGCCGTGGTCATTTCTTCGGACGTACACGCACGGCTCGCGCCCAGACCGCCCGCCTGGATTCATGGCACCGGATGGCGCACCGAAACAGGACATTTCGCCGGACGGGACGAGGTGAACCCGCGCGCCGGGCAGGAATGTGCGGCGGCCGCGTATCAAGAGGCGGGCATCACCGATCCCGCCACCCAGGTGGACGTCTCCGAGCTCTATATCCCGTACAGCTGGTATGAGCCCATGTGGATGGAGAACATCGGTCTGGCCGCGGAAAATTCGGGCTGGCGCGCGGTTGACGAGGGACACACCGCGTTCGGGGGCCGACATCCGATCAATCCGTCCGGCGGCGTGCTCTCGGGAAATCCCACCGGCGCCACCGGCCTACTCCGATTCGCCGAGGCCGCCTTGCAGGTGCGCGGGCTGGCGGGTGAACACCAGGTCGATGGCGCCAGGCGCGCGATAGGGCACGCCATGGGCGGTGCCTCGCAGTTCCACGCCCTGTGGGTGGTCGGGAGCGAGAGGCCATGA
- a CDS encoding 3-oxoacyl-ACP reductase family protein, which produces MTPPLKGRRAFVTGGSRGIGAAIVRRLAEDGARVVFTFSSSPQPAADVVADVKEDGGWSLAIKADVSDPAQLTAAVNEATEHLGGLDILVNNAGIASFGDIDTATLDDFDEIVAVNVRGVFAAIKAASPHLAEGGRIITIGSINGDHSPTPNASLYSMSKAAVAGLTRGLARELGPRGITINNVQPGPVDTDMNPADGELAQILSPNIAVGRYGQPRDVASLVSYLASDEAWYITGTAINIDGGFTV; this is translated from the coding sequence ATGACTCCACCACTGAAGGGCCGTCGCGCATTTGTCACCGGCGGATCGCGCGGAATCGGCGCGGCCATAGTGCGCAGGCTTGCCGAGGATGGTGCGCGTGTCGTCTTCACCTTCTCAAGCTCACCGCAACCGGCCGCGGACGTGGTGGCCGACGTCAAGGAGGACGGCGGCTGGTCGCTGGCCATCAAGGCCGATGTATCCGACCCGGCCCAGCTCACGGCCGCTGTCAATGAAGCGACCGAACACCTTGGGGGACTGGATATCCTGGTCAACAACGCCGGCATTGCATCCTTTGGTGACATAGACACCGCAACCCTGGACGACTTCGACGAGATTGTCGCGGTAAACGTGCGGGGTGTCTTCGCGGCCATCAAGGCGGCCTCTCCGCATCTGGCCGAGGGCGGCAGAATCATCACCATCGGCAGCATCAATGGCGATCATTCGCCCACCCCCAACGCGTCCCTGTACTCGATGTCGAAGGCCGCGGTCGCCGGTCTGACTCGCGGCTTGGCCCGCGAGCTCGGCCCCCGGGGTATCACCATCAACAACGTTCAGCCGGGCCCCGTGGACACCGACATGAACCCGGCGGACGGGGAACTGGCGCAGATCCTGAGCCCCAACATCGCGGTGGGACGCTATGGTCAGCCGCGCGATGTGGCCAGCTTGGTGAGCTACCTGGCCTCCGACGAGGCGTGGTACATCACGGGCACCGCGATCAACATCGACGGGGGATTCACGGTCTAG
- a CDS encoding SRPBCC family protein, translating into MATSDTREIVIEATPEQIMDVIADFEVLPKWSSAHQSSTVLTTGDDGRPHEVKMKVKTAGITDEQTVAYTWGADSVSWTLVKASQQRRQDGKYTFTPKGDKTHVKFELTVDPLIPLPGFVLKRAIKGAMETATDGLRKQVLATYR; encoded by the coding sequence ATGGCCACTAGCGATACCCGGGAAATCGTCATCGAAGCGACTCCCGAGCAGATCATGGACGTGATCGCCGACTTCGAGGTGCTACCGAAATGGTCTTCGGCGCATCAGAGTTCGACGGTGCTGACCACGGGCGACGACGGGCGACCGCACGAGGTCAAGATGAAGGTGAAGACGGCGGGCATCACCGACGAACAAACCGTCGCGTACACCTGGGGCGCCGATTCGGTCAGCTGGACCCTGGTGAAGGCCAGTCAGCAGCGCCGTCAGGACGGTAAATACACCTTCACGCCCAAAGGCGACAAAACACATGTGAAGTTCGAGCTGACGGTCGACCCGCTGATCCCGCTGCCCGGATTCGTGCTCAAGCGGGCCATCAAGGGCGCCATGGAAACCGCCACCGACGGGTTGCGCAAGCAGGTTCTCGCCACCTATCGATAG
- a CDS encoding enoyl-CoA hydratase-related protein, which produces MSEERELLVERDGPIVVLTMNRPHRRNALSTNMVGLFAEAWEQIDADDGIRAAILTGAGSAYCVGGDLSDGWMVRDGSAPPLDPAAIGRGLLLTHNLTKPLIAAVNGACLGGGCEMLQQTDIRVADENATFGLPEVQRGLVPGAGSMVRLKRQIPYTKAMEMILTGEPLTAQEAYHFGLVGHVAPAGTALDKARSLAEQVVRNGPLAVRNAKEAVVRSGWLAEEDARAIEARLTRQVITSADAREGLSAFREKREARFTGQ; this is translated from the coding sequence ATGAGCGAAGAGCGAGAACTCCTTGTCGAACGCGACGGCCCGATCGTCGTGTTGACCATGAACCGCCCGCACCGGCGAAATGCGCTGTCCACCAACATGGTGGGGTTGTTCGCCGAAGCCTGGGAGCAGATCGACGCTGATGACGGCATCAGGGCCGCGATCCTTACCGGCGCTGGTTCGGCCTATTGCGTGGGAGGCGATCTGAGCGACGGCTGGATGGTCCGCGACGGCTCGGCGCCGCCGCTCGACCCGGCCGCCATCGGCAGAGGCCTGCTGCTGACCCATAACCTGACCAAACCCCTGATCGCTGCCGTCAATGGCGCATGTTTGGGTGGCGGCTGTGAGATGTTGCAGCAGACCGATATTCGGGTTGCCGACGAGAACGCGACATTCGGACTTCCGGAAGTGCAGCGGGGTCTGGTGCCCGGCGCAGGATCCATGGTCCGGCTCAAGCGCCAGATCCCCTATACCAAGGCCATGGAGATGATTCTGACCGGTGAGCCACTCACCGCCCAGGAGGCATACCATTTCGGGCTGGTGGGTCATGTGGCGCCGGCCGGTACCGCGTTGGACAAGGCGCGCAGTCTCGCCGAGCAAGTGGTGCGCAACGGCCCGCTGGCCGTGCGCAACGCCAAGGAAGCGGTGGTCCGCAGCGGCTGGCTTGCCGAAGAAGACGCCCGCGCGATCGAGGCGCGACTGACTCGCCAGGTGATCACCTCCGCCGATGCGCGCGAGGGGTTGTCCGCATTCCGGGAGAAGCGAGAGGCACGGTTTACCGGACAATGA
- a CDS encoding TetR/AcrR family transcriptional regulator: MDRHQGGRPRDPDKDDAVRETVRRMLASDGYQGTTIPAVARTAGIGAPTIYRRWPTQAAMVQSAIADRPWPAALTEHAEFRDYLPVVVRAVVEYFADPATRAAMPGLLVEYYREPSQYAGLVERTETPLREAFRAVHAEAVDAGVCADQPGADALFDTIVGMAVYHGVLRGTADDALVEQILGVVRAASFVDRNGTD; the protein is encoded by the coding sequence GTGGATAGACATCAGGGCGGACGTCCTCGCGATCCCGACAAGGATGACGCGGTGCGCGAGACGGTGCGCCGAATGCTGGCCAGTGACGGCTATCAGGGCACCACCATTCCCGCGGTGGCGCGCACGGCCGGAATCGGCGCACCCACGATCTACCGCCGGTGGCCCACCCAGGCCGCCATGGTGCAAAGCGCCATCGCCGACCGTCCGTGGCCGGCGGCGTTGACCGAACATGCCGAATTCCGGGACTATCTGCCCGTTGTGGTGCGTGCGGTGGTCGAATACTTCGCGGATCCGGCCACCCGCGCGGCGATGCCGGGACTGCTGGTCGAGTACTACCGCGAACCGAGCCAGTATGCGGGGCTGGTGGAACGCACCGAAACCCCACTGCGCGAGGCATTCCGGGCCGTTCACGCCGAGGCCGTCGATGCCGGGGTGTGTGCCGATCAACCGGGGGCCGACGCACTCTTCGACACCATCGTAGGGATGGCCGTGTACCACGGCGTGCTGCGCGGCACCGCCGACGATGCGCTCGTCGAACAGATTCTTGGCGTGGTGCGCGCTGCAAGTTTTGTGGACCGCAACGGCACCGATTAA
- a CDS encoding MFS transporter codes for MTSTAEGTTETAPPPSRPVTFRQAFFVAVTAGLGYGFDSYAVNIYGLVLPEIKKTLHITEAQAGYIGSIFLLGYTLGTVGFGLAADRWGRKTTLGASILLYGITTALAGLTTNVAAFTGLRFLTGVGGAGELAVGAPYTAEVWPAKTRAIGVGGVIFSLFSLGYVLAAGVALVLVPHFGWQAAFIVAIVPAVVLFLARQGIKESHRYTQTKAKVERGATKPRLWHVPGVRRRLVVGWLVYTANAVGYWGMTLFLTTYIVKKFHATSIDAIRYALIFFLLQAVFVFIGTALADWIGRRPSAILGAVIEIASTALGATSDTLPQYLVFGAISIATLGWLWGVGDTYVAELFPTVLRGTGFGVAVGGGRVVSIAAPALVGWAITHYGIQTPYLALSGLWVLTIVGYLLGPETKGKELEDLADEAFTEDLSVRTHADGGTANT; via the coding sequence ATGACTTCCACGGCCGAGGGCACCACCGAGACCGCACCGCCCCCATCCCGCCCCGTGACCTTCCGGCAGGCGTTCTTCGTCGCTGTCACGGCAGGCCTGGGGTACGGCTTCGACTCTTACGCGGTGAACATCTACGGGCTGGTGCTGCCCGAGATCAAGAAGACGCTGCACATCACCGAGGCACAGGCCGGGTACATCGGCTCGATCTTTCTGCTGGGCTACACCCTCGGCACCGTCGGATTCGGACTGGCGGCAGACCGCTGGGGCCGCAAAACGACGCTCGGGGCCTCGATCCTGCTGTACGGCATCACGACCGCCCTGGCCGGTCTCACCACCAATGTCGCCGCGTTCACCGGGTTGCGCTTCCTCACGGGGGTCGGCGGTGCGGGTGAGCTCGCGGTCGGCGCGCCCTACACCGCGGAGGTGTGGCCGGCCAAGACCCGCGCCATAGGTGTTGGTGGCGTGATCTTTTCACTCTTCTCGCTGGGATACGTCCTGGCCGCCGGTGTCGCGTTAGTGCTTGTTCCACACTTCGGTTGGCAGGCGGCATTCATCGTCGCGATTGTCCCCGCGGTCGTGCTTTTCCTTGCCCGGCAAGGCATCAAGGAATCCCACCGCTACACGCAGACCAAAGCCAAGGTCGAACGGGGCGCCACCAAGCCCAGGCTGTGGCATGTTCCCGGCGTGCGGCGAAGGCTCGTTGTCGGCTGGCTGGTCTACACCGCCAATGCGGTCGGTTACTGGGGTATGACGCTCTTCCTGACCACCTACATCGTCAAGAAGTTCCATGCGACATCGATCGACGCGATCCGATACGCCTTGATCTTCTTCCTATTGCAGGCGGTGTTCGTCTTCATCGGCACCGCACTGGCCGATTGGATCGGACGGCGCCCCTCGGCCATCCTCGGCGCTGTCATCGAAATCGCTTCCACTGCACTGGGTGCGACCTCAGACACTCTTCCGCAGTACCTGGTGTTCGGCGCCATCTCCATCGCCACGCTCGGCTGGTTGTGGGGCGTCGGCGATACGTACGTCGCCGAACTCTTTCCCACCGTGTTACGTGGCACCGGCTTCGGCGTCGCGGTCGGCGGCGGTCGTGTCGTCTCCATCGCGGCGCCGGCACTGGTGGGCTGGGCCATCACGCATTACGGAATCCAGACGCCCTATCTGGCGCTCAGCGGCCTGTGGGTCCTGACGATCGTCGGATATCTGCTCGGACCCGAAACCAAGGGCAAGGAGCTGGAAGACCTTGCCGACGAAGCCTTTACCGAAGACTTGAGCGTTCGCACCCATGCCGATGGGGGCACCGCCAACACCTGA
- a CDS encoding enoyl-CoA hydratase/isomerase family protein, producing MIRTEHRDNGILVITIDRPERRNALDPQTVAELHSVIEKIEGDPEVRVVVLTAVGASFCAGADLKSLPADFTDTGATSTAALLGSTDSELVRTLAAQELMASLFERIHRMRQPVIAAVNGHAVGGGFALALACDIRFACPEASFGAVFIRHGVSNCDMGTSYHLPRLVGAARAAELMLTGRVFGALEAQRIGLVVDVVPAESLLAVALAKAGEIAAHSPLAVWMTKETMWQTIDAPSLRHALDMENRTQVMCTATGELRRSFDAFREGRT from the coding sequence ATGATCCGCACCGAGCACCGAGACAACGGCATCCTGGTGATCACCATCGATCGCCCGGAGCGCCGTAACGCGTTGGACCCGCAGACCGTGGCCGAGCTGCACTCGGTGATCGAGAAAATCGAGGGCGATCCCGAGGTACGCGTGGTGGTTCTGACGGCAGTCGGCGCGTCCTTTTGTGCCGGAGCCGATCTCAAGTCGCTGCCGGCCGATTTCACCGATACCGGCGCCACCTCCACGGCTGCGCTATTGGGGTCAACCGACTCCGAGCTGGTGCGCACGCTGGCGGCGCAAGAACTGATGGCGTCCCTGTTCGAGCGGATTCATCGGATGCGCCAGCCGGTCATCGCGGCCGTGAACGGGCACGCGGTCGGCGGCGGCTTCGCCCTGGCGCTCGCGTGCGATATCCGATTCGCCTGCCCAGAAGCATCTTTCGGCGCCGTATTCATTCGTCATGGAGTGTCCAACTGCGATATGGGCACCAGCTACCACCTGCCTCGTTTGGTCGGCGCGGCCCGGGCTGCCGAACTGATGCTGACCGGCCGCGTGTTCGGTGCTCTGGAGGCGCAACGGATCGGTTTGGTCGTCGATGTGGTCCCCGCGGAGAGTCTTCTTGCGGTGGCGCTCGCGAAAGCCGGAGAAATCGCCGCGCACTCACCCTTGGCGGTCTGGATGACCAAGGAGACCATGTGGCAGACGATTGACGCCCCGAGCCTGCGTCATGCGCTCGATATGGAGAACAGGACTCAGGTGATGTGCACCGCCACAGGGGAACTGCGGCGCTCGTTCGACGCGTTCCGGGAGGGACGTACCTAG